The genomic interval CCCCTCTTCCGGTAGCCGGGTCAAAAACCAATTCTGTACTTTCTGCAACATAGGAAACCATTGCATCTGCCACCCAGCCAGGTGTCCAGAACTGACCTTTATCCCGAAGCTTTTCTCTCTCTTGCCACTGAGTCGGTATATTTTGATGAGCCTTTACTTTTCCCATCATAATTCCTTTAAGAGGTTTAATGCATCTTGAGTCATTTCAAGAGATCCTCCTTCGAATTTCACATAAGGCAGAATATGTCCATTTTTGTCCTGAATGAAATCAGGTACTAATACTGGCTGCTCAGTTGAAACAGCAAGAGGATACGCATAATGATAATAAAACTTGTAGATCGTCTTCTTTGTTGTAGCACCACCTGGTGCCTGAAAGGTCTGAATAGTTGGTTCTATAAACCCTTCCTGAATTAATCTTTCC from Nitrospirota bacterium carries:
- a CDS encoding AccI family restriction endonuclease — protein: AEKMPAYNSILTPQKRLGGKLGLKKGSVLPTVIIKEEDRMPLRKWQEENQVSIHVWHVFYDRAFGLAFDEAERLIQEGFIEPTIQTFQAPGGATTKKTIYKFYYHYAYPLAVSTEQPVLVPDFIQDKNGHILPYVKFEGGSLEMTQDALNLLKEL